TGCCATACGAAGATCCCTTTCGGCTCGGTTATTCGTGAACGGTACATGTCTCTCTTTTGCAAAAAGCAGTACTGCAGTTTCGTATTTCTGCAACCTCTCCAATAAATTATGAGCATCCGATTTGGCGATCTTTCCCCGTTGGTTTTTGGGTTTCGGCGGAATCTCCGGTAATTCCTTGCATCCTCGGGTCAGATTATTACGATAACGTTTTTGCAGATTGGCGTACTCCTTTTCAGTAAGACATTTATCTTCCCGCTTCGACACGATATGACACGTCTCCGATAGCAACTTCTTTATATTACGAGCCCACCGATACTGATTTGAGTCGACAACGAACGTAAGTTCCCGTAAAAGGTGAGATCCGCAAAGACCGTGACCACAATGTTCGTACGACAAGTATGATGCCCAGCAATCATGGATTATCACCCCACCATATCGGGGGATGATGTTTACCTCCTCAATGGCCCAGAGGTCATGCTTTTGTCGTGATGCTTGCCTATAGGCTCTACTTAAAGCTAAAGAAAGCCTGGCGCGATTTTGATATTACTGTTGAAGAAGGTCTCAAGCAATTATCGACCCATTGTGCTATAGAAAATATTATTAATGGTGAGGTTTCTTTTCTTTCTATTCCAGCACCACGCCGGAACATTCATCAACTTTATAGTGCGTTGGGCATTGTTCCACCAACCACGCTACCAAAACAAATGGTAAATGTAGTCACTAGACGAAAATCACAGAGCAGGAAAATATAATTTTAATTTCAATATGTTACCCTGACTGATAAGCTCATTCTGATAAGGGAACATCCGTTAAAAAGCGATTACCTATCACCAAGCGGAACAGCTTTGCAGCCGCTGGGATGAACTGGAAGAACAGCTCAGCGGCTGAGGATGTGAACTACAGGGTTCTGGCTTTATTTTTTTCTGCGAATCTGAAAACCGGACAGGCCAGCAAGGCCAACCCCAAAAAGAATAAGTGTGGATGGTTCGGGTACTGCTTGAAAATTGTCCAGTGCCCAAAGAGCATCGTCATTATTATTAGAGTAGGCACCGTAATGGAGTAGTTGGGATGAATTTGACCAGGTTCCCTCTCCACCGTCAATATTGCTGAGTGTATCCGTTCCACTGAAAAGATACAGCCCGATGCTGGTGTAATCTGTCAATAATTGGGCGAAATTTTGAGTGCCTGCGTCATAATTCGGCCAACGAATAAAATTCTCCTCCTCTAGCGAGATTGAATGGGTTTCCCATCCTTGCAGTGCATTGATGTCAATACTGTTGGATCGGTCAGAGATAAACATATTGTATTCGTTAAATCCGTCGTTATCTGTGTCACCAACATTGTTGGCAATGACCCAGCGAGCGTACACATTGCCATCATCGCCACCAGCGCCATTGGCGATAGTCTGCCAGTTGTTGGTGCTGAAAATATCAGTTTGCAGGCTCATTCCCGTAATATCGCCCAACGAATTGTTCCCAACATGTCCCATCCAATAAGCACGTTGATCAATTCCATTTGCTGTCTGGTAGATATTACCATCGGGATTACCACTGTTTGCACGCCAATCCGCTGAGTTTACGGAAAAGAGCTGGTCGTAGGTTGCTCCTGTCGGTCTGCCGATATAGGACTGTTGCCACCCCTCGTTATTGGAATCAAATGAATAAGGGAGGGCAAACGAAAGACCGCTTGTCCCCAAAACGATAATTCCTGCAACAGCACTTAAAATATTGCGCTTTATGTTCATTTATAACTCCTCAGACATGTGTTAAAGAATGTAATACTACGGTTTCGTGGCTGGGAAAAGTGTTAGCAAAAAATGTGCCTTCTGGGAAGATAAGAGGTATTGATTCTAGATCACTGTATTTTGGTAAAATCTAACACCCCACAAGGGGGTATTAGCTCATTGGAAGTAAACCTAACCATGTAATTTCAAAACACTTTCCCTGGTTTCTTGTTTTTTATGACAGGAACTTAGGAATAAGTCACTAAAATGGTCTGTTAGGAGGCAGAGTACATTTTTTCCGCATTTTGGTTTTTTGCGATCCGTAATTACGGAAAAACGGAGGTGATAAGTCAACCATATATTAACGCACCCTAACTTTTCCACAAAATCCTGCCAACCGCCCATAATTTTGAGTAACCTATCCTTTTCCATCCGTCCTGTGGAGCAATTTTGTGCGTTTCAAGATATTTCCTAACAGCTGATGTGGAAAATCCGTATTCTCACCGTTATTTCCACCAATTTTGGACAAACACATCCATTAGCGGTCGTTGAGTTTTAAAAATCAAAAAGGCTATAAACAAAAAACAGGACACTGATGAGGCACTACCTTATTTCTCAGTGTTTATTGTCTTGACAATGGGGTCCACTTTAGAATGCTCTTCACTCAGGAACGATAGGTAACCATAATTAATTAGATTGCCCTTAAAAAGTCTCAACACGTTGTTATTATGAACTAAATGTGGTGAAATAATGGTATAATGTGTAAGCTTATGCGGTAAACTACACTAAAAGGCTTGCACATGATTCGATACAAAAGCACGCGGCAACTGGGCTTGGAAGGTTTCAGCCTTCCCTTTGGCGGCAAACTTAATCCTGAAAATCGCTGGGTCAAATGGAGCCTTGCGATTCCCTGGGATGAACTCGCATCCGGCTATTACAAGAGCATGAGCTCTACTCAAGGACGTCCTGGCAAGGACGCCCGTCTTGTGATTGGAGCAGTGATTATAAAGCACAAGCTGAACTTGAGTGATGAGGAAACAGTGTTGCAGATCCAGGAGAATCCGTATCTGCAATATTTTGTAGGTTTGTCCTCATACAAGGACGAACCTCCCTTCACCGCAAGTTTGTTTGTCGAGATCCGAAAAAGGATGGGCAGAAAAGTTTTTTTATCTTTTGAAGAGACCATTCTCAGCAGTATTGAGAAAAAAAGGCACCGGAAAACATCGAAATTACCAGGCTCTGATGATCCTGAGAACCATGGCAAAATGGTGGTTGATGCGACTGTTGCTGAGCAGGCCATTCGTTATCCCACAGACATCAGTCTGCTGAATGAGGCAAGAGAGATATCTGAACAACTGATAGATGAGCTTTACGCTATCAGCTCTTTGACCAAGAAACCGAGAACATACCGTCAACAGGCACGAAAACGATACCTGGCAATTTCAAAGAAACGAAATCCAGGCGGCAAGCTGCGCCGGAAAGCTACCAGGGAGCAGTTGCAGTATTTGCGCAGAAACTTTCGACATATAGAGATGCTGCTCGACATGATCGGTGGCAGGTCCTTCCCGCTGCACCATAACCGGCAGCGGCAGTATTGGATCATCCACCATTTGTATGGACAGCAGTACAGGATGTACAAAGAGAAGAAACGACGTTGTGATGACCGCATCGTTAGTATTTCTCAGCCGCATGTTCGTCCTATTGTTCGCGGCAAAGCAAGCCATAAGGTAGAGTTCGGCTCGAAACTGAGTGTCAGCATGGTTGATGGTATTGCCCTGGTCGACCATTTCGGATGGGATGCCTTTAATGAAAGTACTGACTTGATCACGCAGATTGAAGCGTACAAAAGGCGATATGGGTGTTTCCCGGAAGTTGTTCTTGCCGATGGCATCTATGGCACCAGAGCTAATCGGAAATACATGAAGCAAAACAATATCCGGTTTGGCGGTAAACCTCTTGGTCGTCCCAAGAGACAAACAGCAGGGAATGCAGAGCAACTCAAGCAGGAGAAACTGCAACGAAGACAAGATGCCCTTGATCGAATTCCGATAGAGGGCAAGTTTGGCCAAGGTAAAAATGGCTATCGGCTCAACTATATCCGTGCCAGAACACTGAAAACATCAGAAGCATGGATTAATAGCATTTTCCTGGTGATGAACCTGATGGTTCTGCTCAGGTTTTGCTGTGCTCTGCTAACAGGTGTATCAAAAAAGGTCCAACAAGACCTATTTGCCAACTTGCTGGCCGAAGCATTATCCGTTTTTGTATTTCAGGTTATGCGCTGGAGTACGATCCTTGTGCCAAACAGATGACTTTTTGAGGATACTCTAATTATAGGGAGATCTATTTTCGGCAAATTTTGGGCAAGACAAGCCTGAAAAGAAAAAACGGTTAAGCCAACTTAATGACTTAACCGTTTGATATCTTTCTCCAAACAAATGGTGCCGGGACCAGGAATCGAACCAGGGACACACGGATTTTCAGTCCGTTGCTCTACCGACTGAGCTATCCCGGCACCGTTATGGAGACGCTTTTTTACCCGACTTCGCATCGAGTGTCAACACCTTTTCTTTTTCTTTTCAAATCTTTTTCGCTTTTACCGATATACTGCCCTGGTCTCTTCTACAAATCATCATGAATGGATAATCCACCCAGGTCGAGATCAAAATCAAGATCAGCATCCATATCCATCATTTTTGCATGAGGATCCTTTTTCACATCATCTAATGCATCGGAAAAATCTATCTCATCCAAAGAGAGAACTATCTCCTCCTCATCTGTTGACAGGACTTGCTTTACAGCAGGTTTTTCCGCTTCCAGATCCAGTTCAAGCCCATCAAGACTTATTTCAAGAGAGTCAAGGTCAGTAACGGCATCCATTTCTTCAGCAGGTACGGGAGGGGCCAGGTCGGACAAATCAGCCAACTCATCTGGGAGCTCTATTGCAAACTCGTCCTCTTCCCCAAGATCAAGTTCCAGTTCATCCTCATCAGCATCATCAACGAACTGGAAATCCGGAGATCTTTCCTGGTCTTGTTTATTATCTTCAATCTCACTTAATTCAGCCACGATTTCCTCTTCATCAGTGCTGAAATCAAGTGAAACATCTTCCTCGTCATCAAGATCGATACTCAAACCGTCTTCATCAGCATCAAGAGATATTTCGAATCCGTCTTCCCCCTCCGCCCCTGTTTCAGGTTCAGGTAGCTCCAGTCCCTCTTCCTGATCAGAGTCCTCTTCGAAAAGAACTTCAAGATCCGCATCAAGAAAATCATCCTGTTCGGTCAGTTCTTCGCTGGAATCACTGTATTCCTCTGTAAAATTATCGGTAGATTCCCTGTCGGAGTCCAGATCCAGATTCAAAAAAGAAGGTGGATCTACTGCCAGAACTCCTCCCTGCAATTGATCAGCAACTTCTTTTATATTTTTTTTACATTTCTGGCAAACTTCGAGATAATCAAATGAAATATATCCACATTTAGGACAACGCATCAGTCAGAACCTCTTGAGAAAACGGCTTGTGTTTTATTATCGGGATAGCCGTGCCAGCCTGCAGCCTGAAGGTGAACAAACACCCGCAACTGTCCCCCGTATCAGTCAGTATTCATCATCTGTCCGTTATTATCACACATTCAGAGCGAAAAAATCAAGAAGTATTCATAATACTTTTTCTCTTAACACCCTGTATCAACAGAAACTTTCGAAATCCGGCTCCAACCGATGTCTGCAAAACAGTTATCAGAAGAGGACCAGAAGAGGAGAACAGGTCAGAACGACCAGTCCATACCGATATCACATGAAGGTGCGGAATGGGTAAGTGCCCCAATTGAAATAATATCCACTCCACAGGCGGCAATGCTTTCTACACTGTTAAGGTTCACCCCTCCCGATGCTTCCACCATGGCCCTGCCATCAATGAGCTGAACAGCATTTTTCATCATTTCCGGCGACATATTGTCAAGCATGATGATATCCACTCCGCAATCAAGACACTCTCTGACCTGATCAAGGGTATCCGTTTCCACTTCGATGCGTATCGTATGAGGAGCCATTTCCCGCGCCCTGGCCACCGCTTCCCGGATCGAGCCACAGGCGGCTATATGATTATCCTTTATGAGAACACCATCAGTAAGATTAAACCGATGGTTCGTGCCGCCACCAACCCTGACCGCATATTTTTCCAGCACACGCAATCCCGGTGTTGTTTTCCTGGTATCAGTGATCCGCACGGGATACGCCTGCACCTTCTCAACAAAACGAGCCGTCAATGTGGCAATTCCGGAAAGACGCTGAAACAGGTTCAGGGCAACCCGTTCCGCCTTCAGAAGATCAATGACCGGTCCACTCACCGTCAGCAGAATATCTCCCGCCAAAACCCGTTTTCCGTCAACCACCGGATCTGCAGTTATTATTGCCGGGTTCTGTACACAAAACACCTCCGCGGCCACCCTGCCCGCTCCAGCCACGACAAAACTTTCCCGTGCCACCAGCCTGGCACTGCCCTGATCAGCGGGAGAAAAAATAGCCTCAGAAGTGAGGTCTCCCCGACCCACATCCTCTGCAAGAAAGGACCTGATCATCCCGTGCAGCAGGTTTCTATCCATTTCCATCTCTCTTACCCTATACCAATGACTGCAGCCGTTCAACAGCTTCCCTGATCCTGGCAATCTTGCCATCGAGGACCGATTTCTTCTCACGTTCTCCCGCCACAATCTTTTCAGGGGCATTCGCCAGGAATTTTTCGTTATTCAGTTTTCCCTCAACCTGCCTCAGTTTCACCTCAACCTTTTTTCGCTCCCGTGCCAGTTTTTCCAGTTCACTTTCAATATCCACCAGTCCTTTCAGGGGAACAAAGATTTCTATATCATTATAAATATACGTTGCGGCATCCGCCGGTTTTTCTGATTCAGTACGTACGGTGAGACTGGATAATCTCGTCATATCTGCAATCGCCGACTCATAGGAAGAAATGAGTTCAGCCTGTGTTTTCTCGGGCAGATGACATAGGCATCAATTTTGGTAGATGGATGAACTTCCGCTTCAGAACGAATATTTCGGATTCCACTGATTATTCCCATCAGCAACTCCATTTTTGCAACAGCCTCATCGTCTTTCCATTCTTCATGGGCAACCGGAAAAGGACTGAGGGTCAGAAACTCCCGTTCACCCGGCAACACTGACCATATCTCTTCTGTGACAAAGGGAGTTATAGGATGAATAAGACCGAGAAACGTCTCCAGAACAACCAGCAGAACTCCTTTGGCCTGCTTTTTCGCCAGTTCATCACTGGAAAAAAGATCAGCCTTGATCCACTCCAGATACCAATCACAGAATTCATGCCAGATAAACTGATAATTTGCCGAAGCCACATCATTGAACCTGTACTCATCGAGACCAGCCCGAACTTCTCTTACGGTATCGGCGGTTCTGCTGAGAATCCATCTGTGGGCAAGGCCCAGTTTTTCCGGAGACCGAACAACGTCTCTTGCCGAGTCACTGCAGTCACTGACATGCATCAGGGCAAAACGGGCCGCATTCCAGATCTTGTTGATAAAATAGCGATAGCCCTCGATCCTGTCCTCATCAAGCTTGATTTCCCTGCCCTGTGCAGCAAAAGCAGTGAGGGTGAACCGCATGGCGTCCGTACCGTACCTGGCCATTACCTCCAGAGGGTCAATCACATTGCCCGTGGATTTGGACATTT
The DNA window shown above is from Desulfomarina profundi and carries:
- a CDS encoding IS66 family transposase → MEEVNIIPRYGGVIIHDCWASYLSYEHCGHGLCGSHLLRELTFVVDSNQYRWARNIKKLLSETCHIVSKREDKCLTEKEYANLQKRYRNNLTRGCKELPEIPPKPKNQRGKIAKSDAHNLLERLQKYETAVLLFAKERHVPFTNNRAERDLRMAKVKQKVSGCFRKQQYAHAYCRISSYLQTMAADGVNLLVAIQIALAGQISPRVNDGGE
- a CDS encoding PEP-CTERM sorting domain-containing protein; the protein is MNIKRNILSAVAGIIVLGTSGLSFALPYSFDSNNEGWQQSYIGRPTGATYDQLFSVNSADWRANSGNPDGNIYQTANGIDQRAYWMGHVGNNSLGDITGMSLQTDIFSTNNWQTIANGAGGDDGNVYARWVIANNVGDTDNDGFNEYNMFISDRSNSIDINALQGWETHSISLEEENFIRWPNYDAGTQNFAQLLTDYTSIGLYLFSGTDTLSNIDGGEGTWSNSSQLLHYGAYSNNNDDALWALDNFQAVPEPSTLILFGVGLAGLSGFQIRRKK
- a CDS encoding IS5 family transposase, producing MIRYKSTRQLGLEGFSLPFGGKLNPENRWVKWSLAIPWDELASGYYKSMSSTQGRPGKDARLVIGAVIIKHKLNLSDEETVLQIQENPYLQYFVGLSSYKDEPPFTASLFVEIRKRMGRKVFLSFEETILSSIEKKRHRKTSKLPGSDDPENHGKMVVDATVAEQAIRYPTDISLLNEAREISEQLIDELYAISSLTKKPRTYRQQARKRYLAISKKRNPGGKLRRKATREQLQYLRRNFRHIEMLLDMIGGRSFPLHHNRQRQYWIIHHLYGQQYRMYKEKKRRCDDRIVSISQPHVRPIVRGKASHKVEFGSKLSVSMVDGIALVDHFGWDAFNESTDLITQIEAYKRRYGCFPEVVLADGIYGTRANRKYMKQNNIRFGGKPLGRPKRQTAGNAEQLKQEKLQRRQDALDRIPIEGKFGQGKNGYRLNYIRARTLKTSEAWINSIFLVMNLMVLLRFCCALLTGVSKKVQQDLFANLLAEALSVFVFQVMRWSTILVPNR
- a CDS encoding midas domain-containing protein, whose product is MRCPKCGYISFDYLEVCQKCKKNIKEVADQLQGGVLAVDPPSFLNLDLDSDRESTDNFTEEYSDSSEELTEQDDFLDADLEVLFEEDSDQEEGLELPEPETGAEGEDGFEISLDADEDGLSIDLDDEEDVSLDFSTDEEEIVAELSEIEDNKQDQERSPDFQFVDDADEDELELDLGEEDEFAIELPDELADLSDLAPPVPAEEMDAVTDLDSLEISLDGLELDLEAEKPAVKQVLSTDEEEIVLSLDEIDFSDALDDVKKDPHAKMMDMDADLDFDLDLGGLSIHDDL
- the nadC gene encoding carboxylating nicotinate-nucleotide diphosphorylase, with the protein product MDRNLLHGMIRSFLAEDVGRGDLTSEAIFSPADQGSARLVARESFVVAGAGRVAAEVFCVQNPAIITADPVVDGKRVLAGDILLTVSGPVIDLLKAERVALNLFQRLSGIATLTARFVEKVQAYPVRITDTRKTTPGLRVLEKYAVRVGGGTNHRFNLTDGVLIKDNHIAACGSIREAVARAREMAPHTIRIEVETDTLDQVRECLDCGVDIIMLDNMSPEMMKNAVQLIDGRAMVEASGGVNLNSVESIAACGVDIISIGALTHSAPSCDIGMDWSF